The sequence GGCCTAAGGCAATGCTGTGTGCTGGAACAGGCATTTTAAATGGAAGCGTTTCAAGGTTTAAAGCTCTCGCCCTGTCCCAGAGGTGGGAATACAAAATATCCGTAGTGTGCCCCTCTGAGCACTGCGCTGGGACGCTAGTGAAGGTCCAGCCTTGGCCTCCCGTAGCCCCTCCCCTCTGTGCTGACAGAACCCAGTTTCCCGCCGCCCCTGTGACCTGCAGGCCAAGGAGAGCTGTGGCCCTGGGGCTATCCGGCGGGGGACTCACCTTGCCAATGACGTCGTTCCGGCTCAGCCTGTCCTTATCCATGACGGTGATGATGATGGTTGTCTCTCGCAGCTTCTCGGTGGGGATGTCAAAGATGAAGGACTCATTGAAGACTGGGTTCAGGCACCGCTTCATTACCACCGTCTTCTTCTTCTCCACCCTCTTGTCCTTGTACATCAGCCACACCTTGACGTAAGGGTCTGCCACAGAGAGGAGAGGGCACATTGCTCTTAGGCCAGGCCAGGGCTCCTCCCCCTTCTGCTTCTTAACTTGGCCTGTCCTCAGGTTTCCTGCCTCTCATGCCAGGGCCCTCTCTTTCATCTGGGAGCCTGCAGCCTCCTGCTCAGTGCTCccatttttgctgcaggatgtACTGGGGAGCTGAGACAGGTCAGGGGGACTCTTGAGTTCCTCCCAGTGTGGGACAGAAGAGACTCAGAGCTGAACGTTCCCTGTGGAAGACAAAGGAGGACTCTCTCCCTGGTGTGGGACAGAGGTACTCCGGACAAGTTCCTCcttgaggagaggcagaggggacCTAAGGTGAGGAAGAATAGATTGCAGTTACCCTGCATCTTAGTATGCTGGGGCGAATGGCCCCTGCCAGGACCCCTAGCTCAGTACAGAAGAAGGGCCCCGATTGCCAGTACCTGACGTCCCCCCGATGTCCATGGCTTTCAGATTCCGTGCTTTGATGATATTCACAACGATGGAGTTACCAGAAGGGTTGTAGCAAAGGGACAGGAGGAGTTCTCCCCGACTTCCCTGCAGAGAGGAGAGGTTGTTATAGACTGGCAGACACCAGCTAGCCTAGCTCAACCAGAGCACCTCGGTGGCCCCGTCCCCACAGAAACTACCTGCAAACGTATTTATGGCTGTAACATGCTTTGCTTCTCCCCCACATCCAAAGAAGCTGGCTGTCTAGGGGTGGGACAGAATCTGTAGCATGGCTTCAGCTAGCTCCATTATTGGAAACAAATTCACATCCACAGGGATCAGTGAAAGTATCCCACAGCTGGTGCCAGCCCACGTGTTTGCAGTTGGCTCTAAACCATGGCCGAGAACTGTTTTCTGCTAGCAGAGTGTCTCCTACAGGATGCAGAAGGACTTAAACCCCTTCTCAGCTGACAGCGGGTAAGACCCCTAGGCCTTCAGATTCTGGATAAAGAGCAGATGTAGTCCTCAGGTCTGTCAATACTTCCCCTTTTACCGGTACCAGATTAATGGGGTACCGGTAaaagggtgggggtttggggatgTCTTCTCTGGGATCcttgctgcagcagctccaggatGTCCCCTGGGAGCACTAGGCAATTCTAGTCACTGAGGCCAGCTAATAGCCACGTACACTAAGCCAGGGCATTACATGCTGGCTAAGCCTCTCTCCGAACACAAAGCAAAGGTCTTACGCTCCCATCACTGCAGGGTTTCAGCTCCTTCCAGAATGTCTGCATCTGGGTCAGGTCCAACTTGTTGAGTGGAATGGACACCTCTCCGATGGGGTCATTGCGACTGAAGCGGTCATAGTCCAAAACCTGGAGATACAGCACCCGCTGCACCACCTTCTCGTATGGGAAACCTGCCAAGGAGACCAGAGCAGGAGGTGGTTACCCAGGAACGTGGCAACACGGCCAAGTCTGGCAGAGCCATTCCAGAGCCATACACATACATAAACCCAGGTGGCATTCATGCAAAAGAGACCATCACTGGCATGTGTCTCTCTAGCCAGTTCTGGCTGGTGTATGATGCTGGGATCAAACAGTCTGTGGAGAAGGGGCACTGGGTGGAGGGAGACACACTTTTCAGTAATTTTATGGCCTCTACTAATATCTGTGGTTACGAGTAATCAACCCTCATACTTCATGACACCAGCTGGCCACTgccagggtcaggaaggaatcccaTCCTTCACAAACATCATTCCACAATTGGCTGGGTGCATCGCCCAGAGGTGGAGGTGTTTGTATCTTTCTGTGAATGACCAGGTATTGACTGTTCACCAGAGGCTGGACCCAGATCGATGGTGTGATCTGATACGGCAGGAGGTCAGAACCCAAGGGTGTGATCTGATAGGGCAGGAGGCAGGACGGTCTGATATGGTTTAGCAGAAGCGGAGATAGTGGATCAAGTAGACCAAAGATGTGGCACACAATGTGGGACACAGGGCTAGTGTGACCAGCGGTTCAATAcggggaggcaggagaggggatcATGGAGCTGACTGTCCATTGGGGTGGCTGTGGGGGGTAGGTCACAGAATCCCACGCTGGAAGGACTAGGAGGCAGGTCCAGATTGGCCAGACAGGCCAGTGGCGCAAGGTAGGGAGGTAGGAAAGGGTGTACTGCTGCTGACTGACCACGGTGTGATCCAGCATGGTGGGGAGAACCAGTACCGGATTTACCATGGCGCCACGGTGCCAGGCCCACGGTCCaaaggggccccggccctgccggctcttctctgcctccccctccctcacatgGGGGCAGAAGCTTAGTGCTGCCGGCTCCTGCTGCAACAGGGCAGGCTctgccggcagccaagctcctcccctgcctctttccccagagtagggtgaccagacagcaagtgtgaaaaatcgggacagagggtggggggtaataggcacccatgtaagaaaaagccccaaatatcgggaccgtccctataaaatcgggacatctggtcaccctaccccagagTGCTACgttccctcccgccctccctgctGCCGATCAGCTAGATCAGCTGTTTGCCAGCAGGAGGAGGGATGAGGAGGAGCGGAGCCTCATCACGCTCGCTgctccggggaggaggaggaggagaaaaggcgggggtgggaccttggggaaggggctggaatcagggcataccccctccagccccctgccgtgagcacccccacgaccccagcccacacccacagtcctctgcccaccctgacccctgcacccccttcacacctccccagccccctgccctgacccctgcactccttcacacctccccagccccctgccctgactcctgcaccccccacacatccagccccctgcacccccccacacccagccccctgcctaccatgacccctgcacccccccacacacccagccccctgcccaccatgacccctgcaccccctcacacacacccaggcccctgccctgactcctgcacccccacacacacccagccccctgccctgactcctgcaccccccctcaccccttgCTTCCCACTGCTTAAGGCTTAGccctctcacttttaaaaatgattgcttgcccctcctcctcccctcaggcttttctggcacccctgttgccaggtatccagttttagactggaaactccagtagaaaatgggacttgggtgtccggttagcagtgctgactggaaactaaaaTAGAAGTAACCACATTACcctccgctcctcccactcccaacacccaccccagagggctggaagagaacctgtgcagctgctgctggatgtCACGGactgtgggggagtcagggtcctgcaccccccacttcctgcgattcaccgtgactctcaaccagccagtaaaacagaaggtttattagacgacaggaacatagtcaaagcagagcttgtaggtatggaaaacaggacccctcagtcaggtccgtCTTGTGGGGTAGGGAGCCCAGACACCagtgctgggcctccctccatttccccagccagctccaaactgcaaccccctccagcccctcctctgtcctttgtctctttccccgggccaggaggccacctgatctctttgttctccaacaccttcagttggcaccttgctggggaggggcccaggccatcagttgccaggagacagtgtgtcagccattctctgtgcagacagcatcacacctgccctctagggctctgcaacaatcacacagccttatcccaccacctagatacttaagaaatgcataggggaaactgagacacccacacagtattcagagaaaacattaagaacattcccactttgtcacactggaggaggggcagctcagtgcagagagagacgaaGAGAATGGtctagaaccagggagaaggtaggtacccgctctatgtgggcaggaacggggggggatcctgtttaccccctccccagccctgctgcgcttgcagtttacccctggcccctcccttgctccaggaaccaaccctagctcccgccccactgtgcttttgccCTGGTcccttttacaatcattccccagggggcccacaaatatgtttggagccgggcccacaaaaagttaatccggccctagGGAGAACAGTCGTGTGGTGAGATCAGCCTAGCAGGAGCAGACCCACTGCTCTAGATGGCTCACTTTGGGCTTCAGTCTGGCAAACCCTGTTTCCTACAGGGACTCGGACTCACTTTCTGTCTCTCTAGGTGTTCATATGGCCAGGGCCGTCCCTaactattctggggccctatgcagcccccctgTGTGGTGGGTGtctgggccccaggcctccatgagGGAAGGGGGACTGGCTCCAGGCCTCCGCACGGAggggggggctggcttgggggacagtggggaaccaccccccagcactcactggcggcCCAGCTGAGGCTGGGCCGCTGCACTTCCCgacgccggtgagtgcagggccagccctgcccccactcctcaggggagtgggggcggggctggggtgaagcaggggcgggaagaggcggggcagagcagggacgggggccatggggaagagatggagcaggggctggagcagcaggcagCTGCGCAGGACACCCGGAAATTTGGTACCCCAAATTTCcaggtgccctacacagctgtgtactttgcatatgggtaaggacggccctgcataTGGCCCttgtcaccacagtatctgagcgcTGGGAGGAACGAAGTGCTAACCCCATGCTAAAGCCAGGGCCCAGAGGCAGTGGAGAGGCAGTGACTTCCCAGGGTTAGCTGGgggtcagtggctgagctgggactcGCTCCTGGCCCACGCCCTGTCTGCTGGCCTCTGCTGCCTACCTTCGAAGAGGAAGGTCTCGTTCCAGTGCGGGTTCAAGTTCTTCCTCTTCACTTTGGTCTCCAGCTTGTTCTTTTTATCAGGCAGCAGGTAGATCTTGACGAAAGGGTCACTGGTGCCGCTGAAGTCCTTGGCTGGCAGCTCTTGAGCCTTCATGATCTTGACAGTCAGAGTGGATTCCTGGAAGTTGTAGCCGACGCTGAATTGGATTCGGCCGAGGTTCTCCCTGCTGGAGCTGTCATGTCCCTCATCATCCTCAGAGCCTGGGGAGAGCTGAGGGGGGACAGAGAATGGAGAGTCAGCCTGGAGAGCTCAGCATGGGGTAAGCACCATCGCCAGGGAGAGACCCAGAGATCTGTCTATCTACCTGTCACATCACCAGGGTATCTATGATTTATGTTCAGTCTTTGAGCACCTCCTCCTATAGCTGCCCTTCTCCCCGGCCcctatctccccctccctcctcaagATGGGACCAGAGGAGGAGACTGGGCTCATTTCTCCCCATTGGGCAGCTCGGGACTCTGCAGACCCAAGAGGCATCTGTAGTCAGGGCAGAGCGTAAATCTGCAGTGAGGAAGGGGGGTTGGAGGCTCCCGGGGAGGGGAGATCACAGCAGTAGGATGGGTGGATAAGGCTGGTTTCCATCTGCCTCTGAGGAATGTTACAATATTGCTTAAATAGCCAGGGCCGATCCTGCAGCCCTGATGTAAGTGTAATGCGAAACACAGCACCGGCTACGTGCCCCTCTGTGGCTGTTCCCCATAAAGAGATTTCTTAGGCGGCAGCTGCTGTTTCCACATGGCAGAGCTGGTCCTTTAGCTCAAccagtagaagctcatgcttttagacCAGGTTCAAtcagctgctgccccagccaaGGGGAGGTGAGAGGGAAGCATGCAGGGTCAAGCTCTCCGAGGCAAGGCTCTGCTGATTATCAACCTGCTTCCTGATAATCATCAAAACTCCCTGGGCTTCGGTGGGGCCAGGTTCTGGTCTGGGAGTAGAGAAGTTGTGTATGGTCAGAAAGGGAGGTGAGTTTCTTCTGGAGCCCTCTGTGTGTCTGGACAGCTTTGCAGAGCTGGGCTAGCATTTCACGTCGGC is a genomic window of Malaclemys terrapin pileata isolate rMalTer1 chromosome 4, rMalTer1.hap1, whole genome shotgun sequence containing:
- the SYT7 gene encoding synaptotagmin-7 isoform X4; translation: MYVDPEAAGKGVPSRDVLLVSAIITVSLSVTIVLCGICQWCQRKLGKRYKNSLETVGTPDSSRGRSEKKTIKLPSGGKMVNTAPMPGQTQHDESDRKTEPRSSVSDLVNSLTSEMLMLSPGSEDDEGHDSSSRENLGRIQFSVGYNFQESTLTVKIMKAQELPAKDFSGTSDPFVKIYLLPDKKNKLETKVKRKNLNPHWNETFLFEGFPYEKVVQRVLYLQVLDYDRFSRNDPIGEVSIPLNKLDLTQMQTFWKELKPCSDGSGSRGELLLSLCYNPSGNSIVVNIIKARNLKAMDIGGTSDPYVKVWLMYKDKRVEKKKTVVMKRCLNPVFNESFIFDIPTEKLRETTIIITVMDKDRLSRNDVIGKIYLSWKSGPGEVKHWKDMIAHPRQAVAQWHQLKA